A stretch of Monomorium pharaonis isolate MP-MQ-018 chromosome 7, ASM1337386v2, whole genome shotgun sequence DNA encodes these proteins:
- the LOC105838846 gene encoding tRNA N(3)-methylcytidine methyltransferase METTL6 encodes MSESVGNATSNVGHVAKRLTPEEIDRMRAQDSRLVSEFRANQLERDAKKHWDLFYKRNDTRFFKDRHWTTREFDELLGSSSNGDQNVLLEVGCGVGNFVYPLIEDGLKFRRIFACDLSTRAIELLKSHTLFHPETIKAFQADITLENCFAEIDCPVDITTLVFVLSAIHPDKFSKVAQNIYNVLGSGGILLFRDYGLYDMAQLRFKPGHKISENLYMRQDGTRSYYFSIEQITCLFESVGFQTLDCCYVQRRTVNLKENIDVPRIFVQAKFKKS; translated from the exons ATGAGCGAATCCGTCGGAAACGCGACATCGAACGTCGGCCACGTGGCGAAGCGTCTCACGCCGGAGGAAATCGATAGAATGCGGGCGCAGGATTCCCGCCTGGTGTCCGAGTTTCGCGCGAATCAACTCGAGAGGGACGCGAAAAAGCACTGGGATCTGTTCTACAAGCGAAACGACACCAGGTTCTTCAAAGATAGGCACTGGACCACGCGGGAGTTCGACGAGTTGCTGGGTTCGAGCAGCAATGGCGATCAAAATGTCCTCCTCGAGGTGGGCTGCGGGGTCGGCAATTTCGTTTATCCGTTAATAGAGGACGGACTGAAATTTCGGAGAATATTCGCGTGCGATTTATCCACAAGGGCGATCGAGTTGCTCAAG AGTCACACGTTATTCCATCCGGAAACAATAAAAGCCTTTCAAGCGGACATTACGTTAGAAAATTGTTTCGCCGAAATTGATTGTCCAGTTGACATTACAACTCTGGTATTTGTATTATCAGCTATTCATCCTGATAAATTTTCCAA agtTGCCCAGAATATATACAACGTTCTTGGTAGTGGAGGAATATTGCTATTTAGAGATTACGGGTTGTACGATATGGCACAATTACGTTTTAAACCTGGGCATAAGATTAGTGAGAATCTGTATATGCGACAAGATGGAACCAG gagTTATTATTTCTCCATAGAACAAATAACATGTCTATTTGAATCTGTTGGTTTTCAAACATTGGATTGTTGTTATGTACAAAGACGAacagtaaatttaaaagagaatattGATGTTCCGAGAATCTTTGTCCAGGCAAAATTCAAGAAATCTTGA
- the LOC118646775 gene encoding uncharacterized protein LOC118646775 codes for MNYYVPIQQNDGCDKSTLSQPRYTPSILGRRFALTATAYKYLDIGVSVGLEPFVEMILGDNKGNQIPLSRDVWIIMIEKRMDIERLLQSTTVTSLWIDDLLIELVKLHNGSVVKFTLNNKALYMKPLTVQFLLNLEDVINNVYFKLSRDMFVVKEKYNRFVNCLQRNNINNKCDAVKLLDEICVKTSLIDCELMVYASDNIVYDALNNK; via the exons atgaactattacgttccgatccAACAGAATGACGGGTGCGATAAatc aacatTATCGCAGCCACGCTATACTCCTAGCATCCTGGGAAGGCGATTCGCTTTAACCGCCACTGCctacaaatatttggatatcGGTGTCAGTGTGGGACTTGAACCTTTTGTGGAGATGATTCTTGGTGACAACAAAGGCAATCAGATACCGCTGTCACGTGACGTATGGATAATAATGATCGAGAAACGCATGGATATTGAGCGACTCCTGCAGTCAACCACCGTTACATCGCTGTGGATTGATGATCTTCTTATAGAACTCGTCAAATTACATAACGGGAGTgtcgtaaaatttacattaaataacaaagcCTTGTATATGAAACCTTTGACCGtgcaatttttactaaatcttgAAGATGTTATCAATAATGTATACTTTAAATTGTCGCGGGATATGTTTGtagtgaaagaaaaatataatcgatttGTAAACTGCTTGCAgcgaaataacattaataataagtgCGATGCTGTAAAGCTATTAgatgaaatatgtgtaaaaacttcGCTCATAGATTGCGAACTGATGGTTTATGCAtcagacaatattgtatatgatgctttgaataataaataa